The genomic DNA TGTTATAAACGTTTGTTGTGCACACTTCTTAGAGGAGCACCGTCCCTTTGAGCGATATGACGACAAAGGAAGCTTAAACCATTTTCATCTTATGAGGTCTTGAATCAGCTTAATAACATAAAAAAGGTGGTATGCTAACGCATACCACCTCTTAAACAATTTATTAGTTTAAGTTACGCTTTCACTACGTTAGAAGCTTGTGGTCCACGGTCGCCTTCAACGATGTCGAAAGATACGTTTTGACCTTCTTCAAGCGTTTTGAAACCTTCACCTTGGATTGCTGAAAAGTGAACGAATACGTCGTTACCTTCAGAGATCTCGATGAATCCAAAACCTTTTTCTGCGTTAAACCATTTTACTGTACCAGTATTCATATACTGTACCTCCTAAAAATCTTACAAAATTTCACCTAAAGTTTACCGTTATACTTTAACTTGTATTTAAAAAAACCGCCCTGCATTTGTTGTTTCAGACAAATTTATCGTCCACAACAGAATACAGCTGCGACTTCCATCTATCCACCGTTCAATATAACTAACTTTTAAGCGTTAACCCTACTATAAAACATTTCGCCCCCATTGTCAAACACATTATGAGGATAAACCGCTTCTTTCTATAGGTAAGCGTACATATGAATGAATAGATTGAGAATAAAGCACGAAGTGAGGGATGACTATGAGCATTCACAACAGCGGTTTGAATAACGTCATTCAAACATTTGGTGAAGGAGAAATCTATGCCCCACCTGACATGATTTATCTGACAATCGGTGTCATCACTGAAGACAAAGACGTGAGTACCGCTACGAAGGAGAACGCAGAACGATCGTCCA from Pseudalkalibacillus sp. SCS-8 includes the following:
- a CDS encoding cold-shock protein — encoded protein: MNTGTVKWFNAEKGFGFIEISEGNDVFVHFSAIQGEGFKTLEEGQNVSFDIVEGDRGPQASNVVKA